From Polaribacter butkevichii, a single genomic window includes:
- a CDS encoding thiazole synthase encodes MSQKLKIADKEFTSRLFTGTGKFSSSKLMKEALLASESELITVALKRVDVQDEEDDILSHLNHQHINLLPNTSGVRTAKEAVFAAELSREALETNWVKLEIHPDPRYLLPDPIETLKAAEELVKLGFVVMPYIHADPVLCKRLEDVGVQCVMPLGAPIGSNKGLKTVDFLDIIIEQSNVPVIVDAGIGAPSHAAYAMELGADAVLVNTAIAVSQNPIAMAKAFKMAVEAGRMAFEAKLAPRSEMAIASSPLTSFLS; translated from the coding sequence ATGAGTCAAAAATTAAAAATAGCAGACAAAGAATTTACTTCTCGTTTGTTTACCGGAACAGGAAAGTTTAGTTCATCAAAATTAATGAAAGAAGCATTATTGGCTTCCGAAAGTGAGTTGATAACAGTTGCTTTAAAAAGGGTAGATGTTCAGGATGAGGAAGATGATATTTTATCACATTTAAACCATCAACATATCAACTTATTACCCAATACCTCTGGAGTAAGAACCGCAAAAGAAGCCGTTTTTGCTGCCGAATTGTCTAGAGAAGCTTTAGAAACCAATTGGGTAAAATTAGAAATTCATCCAGATCCAAGATACTTATTGCCAGATCCTATAGAAACGCTAAAAGCAGCAGAAGAATTGGTGAAACTCGGTTTTGTAGTGATGCCGTACATTCATGCAGATCCTGTTTTATGTAAACGATTAGAAGATGTTGGTGTGCAATGTGTAATGCCTTTGGGAGCGCCAATTGGAAGTAACAAAGGATTAAAAACAGTCGATTTTTTAGACATTATTATAGAACAATCTAACGTGCCTGTAATTGTAGATGCTGGTATTGGTGCGCCATCTCACGCTGCGTATGCGATGGAATTAGGTGCAGATGCTGTTTTGGTAAATACGGCAATTGCGGTTTCTCAGAACCCAATAGCGATGGCAAAAGCCTTTAAAATGGCGGTTGAAGCAGGAAGAATGGCGTTTGAAGCAAAATTGGCTCCGAGAA
- the thiE gene encoding thiamine phosphate synthase — protein sequence MIHKLHYISQGETPKEHLENIQKACVAGADWVQLRLKNSDAKTILETAKEAREITTRFKAKLIINDHYKAAKEIKADGVHLGKTDECPSKVRAFLGTSYIIGGTANTLEDCRNLLDKKVDYIGLGPYQFTETKQHLSPVLGVEGYKNLLEELQTETPIIAIGGIVLKDVAKITNTGIYGIAISGAITKDVTSIAKFQEILN from the coding sequence ATGATTCATAAATTACACTATATATCGCAAGGAGAAACGCCCAAAGAACATTTAGAAAACATACAAAAAGCGTGTGTTGCTGGTGCAGATTGGGTGCAATTACGTTTAAAAAACAGCGATGCTAAAACTATTTTAGAAACGGCAAAAGAAGCAAGAGAAATAACAACCCGCTTTAAAGCCAAATTAATTATAAACGATCATTACAAGGCTGCCAAAGAAATAAAAGCAGACGGCGTTCATTTAGGAAAAACAGATGAATGCCCTTCAAAAGTTCGTGCTTTTTTAGGAACGTCTTATATTATTGGAGGAACAGCAAATACATTAGAAGATTGCAGAAATCTACTAGATAAAAAAGTAGATTATATTGGTTTAGGCCCTTATCAGTTTACCGAAACAAAACAGCATTTAAGTCCGGTTTTAGGTGTCGAAGGATATAAAAATCTATTAGAAGAATTACAAACTGAAACTCCAATAATAGCCATTGGCGGAATTGTTTTAAAAGACGTTGCAAAAATTACAAATACAGGTATTTACGGAATTGCAATTTCTGGGGCAATCACAAAAGATGTAACTAGTATTGCTAAATTTCAAGAAATTTTAAACTAA